In Panthera leo isolate Ple1 chromosome B3, P.leo_Ple1_pat1.1, whole genome shotgun sequence, a single genomic region encodes these proteins:
- the ABCD4 gene encoding lysosomal cobalamin transporter ABCD4 isoform X9, with amino-acid sequence MRTDRRLQRLLQTQRELMSKELWLYIGINTFDYLGSILSYIVIAIPIFGGVYGDLSPAELSTVVSKNAFVCIYLISCFTRLIDLSSTLSDVAGYTHRIGELEETLLDMFPKSHGGEILDESEWDMDRAPDWPAAEPTDTAFLLERVSICAPFSNKPLIKDLSLKISEGQSLLITGNTGTGKTSLLRVLGSLWTSTRGSVQMLTDFGPHGVLFLPQKPFFTDGTLREQVIYPLKEIYPDSGSTDDERIVRFLELAGLSSLVARTEGLDQQVDWNWYDVLSPGEMQRLSFARLFYLQPKYAVLDEATSALTEEVESELYRIGQQLGMTFISVGHRRSLEKFHSLVLKLCGEGRWELTRIKVE; translated from the exons ATGAGGACAGACCGCAGGCTGCAGAGACTCCTTCAGACCCAGAGGGAGCTGATGTCCAAGGAGCTGTGGCTGTACA TCGGCATCAACACATTTGACTATCTGGGCAGCATCCTGAGTTACATTGTGATTGCAATCCCTATTTTCGGTGGTGTCTATGGAGACCTGAGCCCCGCAGAGCTCAGCACCGTGGTCAGCAAG AATGCCTTTGTGTGCATTTACCTCATCAGCTGCTTCACCCGGCTCATCGACCTCTCCAGCACCCTCTCAGACGTGGCTGGTTACACGCACAG GATCGGGGAACTTGAGGAGACCCTTCTGGACATGTTCCCGAAGTCGCACGGTGGTGAGATCCTGGATGAGAGCGAGTGGGACATGGACAG GGCCCCAGACTGGCCAGCCGCAGAACCAACGGACACAGCTTTTCTCCTCGAGCGGGTCTCCATCTGTGCCCCCTTCTCTAACAAACCCTTAATCAAGGATCTGAGCCTGAAGATCTCTGAAGGTCAGAGTCTGCTCATCACGGGCAACACGGGCACCGGCAAGACCTCCTTGCTCCGGGTTCTAGGCAGCCTCTGGACAAGCACACGGG GCTCAGTGCAGATGCTGACGGACTTTGGACCCCATGGGGTGCTGTTCTTGCCACAGAAGCCATTCTTCACTGATGGGACCCTTCGGGAGcag GTGATATATCCCCTAAAGGAGATCTACCCCGACTCAG GCTCTACCGACGATGAGAGGATCGTGAGGTTCTTGGAGTTGGCAGGCCTG TCCAGTTTGGTGGCGAGGACAGAGGGTCTGGACCAGCAGGTCGATTGGAACTG GTACGACGTTCTGTCCCCAGGAGAGATGCAGAGGCTCTCCTTTGCCCGGCTCTTCTACCTGCAGCCAAAGTACGCAG TGCTTGATGAAGCCACCAGCGCCCTGACTGAGGAGGTGGAGAGTGAGCTCTACCGCATTGGCCAGCAGCTGGGCATGACGTTCATCAGTGTGGGACATCGGCGCAGCCTTGAGAAG TTTCACTCCTTGGTTCTGAAACTCTGTGGAGAAGGAAGATGGGAACTGACCAGAATCAAAGTGGAATGA